The stretch of DNA atcaatcgatCAATTTATTAACAGATTTCAAATGAACACAATTGAATCAGCAAGTCACATGAAATCAATAAGAAAACAGGCTCTCAGGGTCATCATTTCATTTATCCAGTAGTTGTTATCTGGTCTCTCCTCCAGATAACAAAGCAGGAAGACATTTTAGATCTAacagtattattttaattagaagatttagaaatcaaacaatCAGTTATAGTAGTTAATTCGcgtaaaaaatacatgtaactgATATCTGTcgcttattgcttggatattgtgggtgttttacatactttacatatttatatgtggaagggTAAACTCGAgaacattaatgttaaaattgaacgtaaaatctgcggcccacttgaggtagaactggtccatatttgggcCCTGAACTAAAGTACTAAATATCTGACTGAGCTTGGATCTCTGTTATCAGTAACTCATTTATGATGTGACTGCAGAAACCAACACTAAGTGACTGTAACTATCTCAGCTGGCTTTCCTCTGGTGATGATTGATGATGGAAGCCAAATGAAGTCCTTTTTCAACAGATTTGTGTTGATGCGTTAGAGCGCCATCTGGTGACTATTAGTAAGTAGCACGAGTTAAAGAAGTTatatcagagatgggcaacttttattacagcgggGGCCATAAAACAGGGATTtcctgatctgagggccacgttatcaacattcatttcactatttagaaaaatgagcattaacacagggtcgatttgtgtatgtgttgtggtttatttaattacatttttatttttatgtagtgttattgtgtattttgtacatttcgttctgattttatttaattttttctgtaattttggatgtttttttaatttgtttttgtgtattctttgttgtcgatttgtgatttttctttttcttttttaaatctgcaattttgtgaattttttgtgtGGATTTGTAAATGtccctgttatttttgtgtattattgatcATCTCGtctcttgttgtttgttttggtgtattttatgtttttctgttgtcatttcgtgtatttttgtggtcgttcttttttctgtttctatagtttttgttgtccttttgtgtgtatttctgtaatgtatgtttaaattatatgttttaaaaaaaaacaaggatcaCATAATGAGCATATGAATATTACAGTAAATCAGAATATTTGGTATTCAAATGTAGGATGTCAATGTAAAGATTAAAGGGATGGCAGAATAATTAGCATAGATAAATACAAATACTCAACGGGATACACTTAGTGAATTACACATTACACAATAAGAGTATTTCAgttttaacaataaataaatatgtgatattgggaaaaaaaatacgtTGAATGACTAATAATAAAATCGTTAAAATAACTactattaaaaatattgaaatgatTTAATGTTTCCAAATATTTGCCTTTAAACGTTTGTGACGCACTCGATGCCTATTGGCTGCTTTTAGCAAAGGGCGTGGCTAGACgtcatatatacatttttgtgtaattgttgtgatttatttcgttttctgttattttttgtagtattattgttttttctgtattttgtcattttatatatttttgttgtaattttgtgtttttccccctgtacattttaatgttttttaaaatatttttttagttgtccatttgtgtttttttgtggtcgTTCTTTTTTaggtttctgatgttttttgttgtccttttgtgtgtatttctgtaatatatgttttaaaatgcaacaattgtcattttatatattttgtgattttttttctgtaactttatgtttttttaattcatttttggggattttttgtgatataaaataaattgttaaaatagCTTTTGAAATTACTTAACATTTCCAAACATTTGCCTTTAAAACGTACTCAAACCCCATTGGTTGTTTTTAGCAGAGGGCGTGGCCAGACGTCAATGTTTATGTGGCTATCGGTGCTGTGGTGGATGTGGTGTATGTGAGGCACACTGACAGAGCTCTGCAGCCGGGTTTCCCTCTCTGGCCTGCCGTTAAATCCCCTTCTAACGCGGTAAAGCTCCAGGCTCTGCTATGGGGAACCACTAGCGGCTGAAAACACGGACGAATCCGAGGAAACCGCCGGGATGGCGGGCGCCTTTGGCTTCAAAGGCTGCCAGAAAATCCACGGTCCGCAGATCCGGAATCTGCTGCAGGCGAAGGACTTCTTCCTGTTCGACTGCGACGGGGTGATCTGGCACGGAGAGAAGGCCATCACCGGGGCCACCACGGTGGTCAACTCCCTCATCCGACGGGGCAAAAACGTGGTGTTCGTCACCAACAACTCGACCAGGCCGCGGGAGAATTACATGCACAAGTTCTACCGCCTGGGCTTCACCGACGTGATGCTGGAGCAGATCTTCAGCTCGTCCTACTGCTCGGCTCTGTACCTGCGGGACGTGGTGAAGGTCTGCGGGCAGGTGTTCGTCATCGGCTGCGACGGGTTGCGGACGGAGCTCCAGGAGGCGGGGATCCCCtgtgtggaggaggaggaggaccagCCGGACGCCACCATCTTTACCTGCCCCCTGGCTGCGGACGTTAAGGCGGTGCTGGTCGGACACGACGATAAACTGACTTTCCTCAAACTGGCCAAAGCCTCGTGTTACCTGAAGGACCCGGAATGTCTGTTTCTGGCCACAGACAACGACCCGTGGCACCCGCTGTCCAGTGGGAGGATACTGCCAGGTAGGGGGTCCCATGGAGCCTATTCCAGTCTATTAATCAGTTAGAATAATAGTGAACTATTGACATTAGGgctttagtcgactaaaatatacaagcTAGgagttaatacatttaaaacaaatatttaattacCATTGATCAATCTGATATTGGAtgataatgtttgtaaatacatacagacagatttgatgtgatcattttattttattcatatatatataaataaaaggaatgtcacaaaacaagtcaaaattcaaataaaacattcaataaaatatttacatgttcaaaatagagctgggcgatatatcgaaattgcaatatcgcctatattgatatatttttattttagaaagtgtctatttgtacagttgcagTACGggcaacccccggtgctattggtacagttaccgaaGTATAGGTACGTAACGTCTTAGGGTGAGGTTacaacccaatattgcaacaacttttagggttaagtttagggtaaggtttggTCTTAGTCATgggacctaaactggccaaatagggacgCTGCGTTcaaatagaatgtcggtatattgatactgCAACCGTaaagatagccactgcctttattttatagctcattttgtatcaaaatacttgttttaggagaaGCGACTactaggagtcgctgcttttgcttcTTCTCAGAACTCTCAGAGcccgtttttaaaaagttccgTCTTCAGGAACCAAAACGCTGTAAATGTCCCGCCAAAACGCAATAACGTTTTAGCGTTTTCACTAGAAAACGTTCTCGTGTAAACAGAGCCTCATTCTAGTGGTACACACAATGTAAAGGTCACACACAGCAGAAATGTTTGCTTTGTTCAAGCACTTTAGTCCAGAACCCTGTGGAGCTGAACACAGATGGTTGATTGTCTTTCAATAGAAATGTCTTCGTCTCATTTTATTACCTTTATTGAACCACATTGAGATGAATAATCTTTTACAAGTTTGTCCTTCTCTGCTAAGGTTCAAGATTtggataattccagcaagttcattttgtcttctttttttgaataatatgttaaggtttcatttattcgggcaacttttcttcaggaaattgactttgatctcctgacatgttgagataaaagtcaatttcctgaaaaaaagttgcctgaataaattaaaccttaacataatattcaaGATTTGGACACATTTCGTGGGTAAGGCTGTTGTCCAGGTACAATTTTTAACTTCTAATATGAAACTGGTATTACAACCTTAAGTGTAGGTCGATATCATACTTATGGCTTATTTGGTACTggcttgattaagtgatattactcaCAACTAGAGCTGTGTAATTAAAATCGACTATCAATCTTGAATTGACTTCATTATAATTCTCCGAAATTGATTCATATGTGCTTAAAtcaattagattttttactGTAATGCCAGTAGTCTCGTGCTATAGTCTAGCGTTAGCAAAGTCGACTACTGCGCCTGCTCAACGCGAGAGTACATTCAATTCAGTGCAAACATGGCAGACGAAGCTTCGCAGGGTAGtcgtgtaagaaaaaatctgttCTGCGATAGATCACGATATTTCACCAcgcgattatcgtatcaatccaaaaaatgtacaaatttttttttttttttaacgaaaaaaaacatttaattgtgcatATGGGTAGCACGTAAACGCTACACTACTGAAccccatcagaccttgttaaactacctcactcctcaatgtattttagctggaagttcatactggacacttttctagatgtatgtggttactttttttatcGATTCAAAACCTCATTATTCGAAATCGATTCAGGAAATTGGCCATGATACGCGGGGGCAAGGGGAGCATTGTCCctcctagtggtcaaaagtttccAGTACAGTTTTcacaaattcatttgaaaaaaatacaattcttaatgtACCTAATATACAAATATCTTAAGAGCCATAAAAcaatgactgtacaaaatatatatgaattaatttgttgtcaGTGAAATGGTCACAAACTTTTGAgattttaggttggttcttcttctgtttcccAATTTTTCTTCACATGGATGGTACTACAGAAAGTGATCCCTGGCCTGATTTcatcattaatttacaacattaaacaacgcGTCGAGTCgacacatttttgtagtcaacatgatcaattatgttattaatattttttgctattattgtatatgttacacacattgtggttggcgcgaacCTCGAAACGGTCTATTTATGGTCTATATatgtaattctattttttcttttgcctccctggcaagaatctcaaacacTGCCCGTGCCCAGCTCTActcagaacaatagtcagcaacagtagctGTTTTCCTTCCAGCTGCTGATGGATGAACCCTTTGTGTCCTCAACGGCAGGTTCTGGTTCCCTCATCGCGGCCCTGGAGGTGGCCTCGGGCCGGAAAGCCACCGTGATCGGAAAACCGAGCCGCTTCATGTTCGAGTGCATCTCCAGTCAGTTCCGAGGGGTGGACCCCGCCCAGTGCCTGATGGTGGGGGACCGCCTGGAGACGGACATGCTGTTTGGCTCCAATTGCGGCCTGGACACCATGCTGACGCTCACCGGGGTGTCTCAGATGGAGGAGGCCCAAGAGTACAGGAATAGTGACGTGAGCACCAACCACAGCCTAGTGCCCGACTACGTGGTGGACACCATCGCTGATTTCATTCCTGCTTTCGAGGAACTGGAAGAACAGAGCAACTGATGCGTTCTTTGGCCTCAGCAAACATATCACCTCGTCTAGGTTCTAAGTGCAATGTTGACGAGTCTGGAGTTTGCAAAATGAATAACAGGTTCCTTTATCTTCAAAGGTGAAATACTCGTGAAtaacggaaaaaaaaaagtcccagAGACGCACGTAGGGCAAATATTCTGTGCCAAAATAACCCTGACGCAGTACATACCTCAGTGTAGCCTGTAGTCTTGTGCTCTTCTGTGACAGTTTCTTTTTTGCAGGTGTtgataaaaatatgaatttacTGCACTTTCTCGTTCATAGCTGGTGT from Gouania willdenowi chromosome 9, fGouWil2.1, whole genome shotgun sequence encodes:
- the pdxp gene encoding pyridoxal phosphate phosphatase, whose translation is MAGAFGFKGCQKIHGPQIRNLLQAKDFFLFDCDGVIWHGEKAITGATTVVNSLIRRGKNVVFVTNNSTRPRENYMHKFYRLGFTDVMLEQIFSSSYCSALYLRDVVKVCGQVFVIGCDGLRTELQEAGIPCVEEEEDQPDATIFTCPLAADVKAVLVGHDDKLTFLKLAKASCYLKDPECLFLATDNDPWHPLSSGRILPGSGSLIAALEVASGRKATVIGKPSRFMFECISSQFRGVDPAQCLMVGDRLETDMLFGSNCGLDTMLTLTGVSQMEEAQEYRNSDVSTNHSLVPDYVVDTIADFIPAFEELEEQSN